GGCCTGCTAAACTGTGATTTAGTTGGTTTTCATACGTTTGATTATGCTCGTCACTTCCTCTCATGCTGCAGCAGAATGTTGGGCCTGGACTATGAATCTAAGCGGGGACATATTGGACTAGATTATTATGGCCGCACGGTATATATCAAAATTCTTCCTGTAGGCATTCACATGGGTCGGCTGGAATCGGTGATGAATCTTCCATCTACATCTGCTAAAGTCAGAGAAGTTCGAGATCAATTCATGGGGAAGAAATTAATTCTTGGTATTGATGACATGGACATTTTTAAGGGCATAAGCCTGAAGCTTCTCGCTGTTGAACAGCTTTTACGGCAACGTCCTGAGTTGCGAGGCAAAATAGTCCTGGTTCAAATAGTGAACCCTGCAAGGGGATCAGGTAAAGATGTACATGAAGCTCAGAAGGAAACCTACTTGGCTGCTGAAAGGATCAATGAAACTTATGGTTCAAATAACTACAAACCTGTAATTCTGATTGATCGCCCTGTTCCACGTTTTGAGAAGACTGCTTATTATGCATTAGCAGAATGCTGCATAGTGAGTGCTGTAAGGGATGGTATGAATTTGGTTCCATACAAGTATATTGTTTGTAGGCAAGGAACTCCTTTTATGGATAAGGCTATGGGCTTACAAGTTGGTTCTCCTCGGACGAGTATGCTTGTAGTGTCCGAGTTTATTGGTTGCTCGCCTTCTTTAAGTGGAGCTATCAGGGTTAACCCTTGGGACATTGATGCTGTCGCGGATGCCTTGGAATTGGCCATTACCATGCCGGAGTCAGAGAAGCAGTTGCGGCATGAGAAACATTATCGATATGTCAGTTCCCATGATATAGGATATTGGTCTCGAAGTTTTATGCTGGATTTAGAGAGAGCATGCCAAGATCACTATAGTAAACGGTGCTGGGGAATTGGCTTGGGTCTGCGTTTTAGAGttgtttctctttctcctGGGTTTAGGAAGTTAACAATTGATCACATTGTCTCAGCTTATAAGAGAACACATAGAAGGGCGATATTTTTGGATTACGATGGCACTATTATTCCGCAAAGCTCCATAATTAAGACACCGAGCCCAGAAGTTATCTCCGTCTTGACTACGCTTTGCAATGACCCCTGTAACACTGTGTTCATTGTTAGTGGGAGGGGGAGAAGTTCTTTAGGTGAATGGTTTGCCTCTTGTGAGATGTTGGGGATTGCAGCAGAACATGGGTACTTTATAAGGTATTTGCTCAAAATGTTCGATTCATGTTCagctttttaatattacaagtTTCTTTGGTTCAATTTCTAAGCTTCTTATTTTTTGTAGGTGGGGCGGAACTTCAGAATGGGAAACCAGTCCAGTGTCTTCTGATCTGGATTGGATTAAAATTGTAGAGCCAGTGATGAGATCATATACAGAAGCAACTGATGGGTCGTGCATAGAACCAAAAGAGAGTGCTTTAGTCTGGCATCATCAAGATGCCGATTCTGACTTCGGATCCTGTCAAGCTAAGGAATTGCTGGACCATCTAGAAAACGTACTTGCCAACGAACCAGCCGTTGTTAAAAGGGGTCAACATATTGTTGAAGTGAAGCCACAggtattcttttttattgtcgGGTTCTTCCTTATCTATCACATCAAATTATCATACCTTCAGTGTAATATATTCTTGAGCTGTTGTTACTCGCAGGGAGTAAGCAAAGGGTTGGTCGCAGAAAAGGTTCTCTCGAGAATGGTAGATAGTGGAAGACCACCTGATTTTGTGATGTGCATCGGAGATGATAGATCAGATGAAGATATGTTCGAGAGCATATCAAGCATTGTCTCTAGTCCTTCACTGCCTTCCGCTCCAGAAATTTTTGCCTGCACCGTTGGGCGAAAGCCAAGCAAGGCGAAGTTCTACCTTGATGATACTTCCGACGTCGTGAAATTGCTGCAAGGCCTTGCCTCTACTTCACGTCCAAGACCTCGGCAACTACCCCAAATGCGTGTTTCCTTTGAAAGTGTGTTTTGAGAGTATTATCCACATCGCTCTAGACAGGATTTGGTGGAAGCCGAGCGAGTTGAAGGGTTCGTAGTGGATGATcattctcacaatccactatAAGGCTTGCTCCTTCCAAAGGATCCTTTATAAGAATTGGTGCACGGTAAGGCCCTTGCTGAATCAGCAGTTGAGGCGGTTTTATAACTTGAAGAGTGATATTTGGTATTTTGGTCAATATCCTCAGCAACTAGAGTTTCCTTTTGTATATAATAACAACAGCATCATTTATAGCTTCTGACGCCCACTAAAATTGTCCTCTCCTCGAGATGTCAATAGTGTTGGGGGGCAGCATTATTAACTTGTATAGGAAGAACAACTCTTTCTTGGCCGCATTGCATAAAGCCTCTGATTTGATGCTTCTTTCTATAATGATTCTTTTATTGTTGCAGTAAGAGCAAATTACAGCTTAATGTTGAAAGCCAAGCCTTACGAGTTATCTTTATTTGTGTCCATTACAACTTGCTTGCAAGATGGTAAGAGAGTGGGGCTGTGGTTTAAAATTGCAATTATTTCTGCCCTGCATTGTAAATATTGATCGCCTATTATTTTGCTCAATGCCTTGAAAAGTTTATCTTTCGTTTTATATCCTCATTTGTCTAAGTTGAAGAATACTTTCAACCATATCTGCCCGGTATCAATAGCTTACCAACACTCATTTCAGGTTTCACATTGGTAGATCATTAGTATATCCGTACAAACACCCAGTTTAATATATCATTAACGTGCAAGTTGAATTGTTTCATACTGTATCAATAATTTGTCAACACTCATACAAACTTTATCTAAAACATAACATTATTGTTTCGGTATAtagtattataaaatttgtaaagggtaaatttggaatattagaaaaaaatggaattccAAGTTTGTAAAATTTGTATGTTTATAGTTGTAGGAACAAGTCTTGTTTATCTAATCAACATACCATttggaacaatttttttttcttaaacagcaataaaaaaaaaaattaaaatagtgaTACTATTTTGTTTCCTAACTAAATCAAGTGCAAATGCTATCGAAACTACGTCGTTTAGTTCTGTAGAAGACTAGAAGACGGTCGTCGGAAGGAAGCGCATGATAGACAGAGAAGACTTGTGCCAGATTCATCCACTCAGGATCGGCTGTGATCCAGTTAACCCGCCATACCGGTAACGTTAATAAAAACTtctcagaagaaaaaaaaaaaaagaaaaaaaaaagaggaaagaattCTCCCGTGCTTGTGTTTTTCGGTTCATTTCATTCccatttatttcttatatatatatatatatttatttatttatactttaattttgatgttctAAGTTTTTGATCACAGCGTCGAAGAGAACTTGGCGCATTCATCAGAAGCGGGAAGGAGGAGCCCGACACAAGCTAGAACACATCTTCAGATCCAAAGTCTCTCTACTCCCCATCTCAGATCTCTCCAAAACCCGTTGGGATCTCGGATTTCTTATTCACAGCATTCAAAATCGTTGCATAATCTCTACACCTTTGCTCAATTACGCCCTGCTCCATCTATTCATTCCGATCTTCTATCCCTTTCTTGGAGCTTCGACCTGGACTTAATCATGAATCCCTTTTCCTCTGGGACGCGTCTCAGGTAAGCTTGCAACCGCAGTGTACTCTTTCGCGGATCACTTTTCTACTAtatttcaattctcatttgTTCCAGCTGTTGTTTTTGGACcgtcttccatttttcttttggtgtttTGGAATGGAATTCTTGCGAAACTAGGTAATTCATGACTGAGGAGTTTCAGTATAACACCGTTTTTTATGTATTGACTTGGAATTTTGCTGCTGAAGCTgcgtttttctctttttgggAATGGTAACGAGTGCTTAGGTTGGGTTTTCCAGCAGCATTTTCATGCTTGTTGGGTTTAATTAGTGGCGTCCAGTCAATAAGTTCGAAGCGGGGTAGATTTAGAGGCGAATACCGAGTCAGTTATTGAAATACGAGGGAAGCTATGCATAAACCGTGAAGCGTGTTCTTTGAATTATCACTCCCAGCAATGTTTTGGATTGTTAGTTCTCGTCGTCCATTTATTAATGGTTATCCGTTGTCGTCATGAGAAGTGCGGCTCTTCTATAACCCCTTCGAAAgtctttcttcttgtttgcaataaaaatgtttattacATTTGACGCAAGTGTAAATCCATGCACAATTAGCAATGAGAAATCTTTCATATAAAATTGCAACAAGGTGTTCTTCTGATCCAATTCTTAAGTATTTTATCTGGCCTGATTCGCGAATTTCAC
This genomic window from Cucurbita pepo subsp. pepo cultivar mu-cu-16 chromosome LG01, ASM280686v2, whole genome shotgun sequence contains:
- the LOC111796381 gene encoding probable alpha,alpha-trehalose-phosphate synthase [UDP-forming] 9 yields the protein MASRSPTNFLDLASGDLLDLPRTPRPLPRVMTVPGIISEMDDYGSNDGDSESSSVCRERKIIVANMLPLQAKKDGQSGKWCFSFDEDSILLQLKNGFSPEMEVIYVGSLKVEIDANEQEEVAQKLFDNFNCVPTFLPHDLQKKFYLGFCKQQIWPLFHYMLPMCPEHGDRFDRLLWQAYVSANKIFADKVMEIINPEEDSVWVHDYHLMVLPTFLRKRYNRVKLGFFLHSPFPSSEIYRTLPVRDEILRGLLNCDLVGFHTFDYARHFLSCCSRMLGLDYESKRGHIGLDYYGRTVYIKILPVGIHMGRLESVMNLPSTSAKVREVRDQFMGKKLILGIDDMDIFKGISLKLLAVEQLLRQRPELRGKIVLVQIVNPARGSGKDVHEAQKETYLAAERINETYGSNNYKPVILIDRPVPRFEKTAYYALAECCIVSAVRDGMNLVPYKYIVCRQGTPFMDKAMGLQVGSPRTSMLVVSEFIGCSPSLSGAIRVNPWDIDAVADALELAITMPESEKQLRHEKHYRYVSSHDIGYWSRSFMLDLERACQDHYSKRCWGIGLGLRFRVVSLSPGFRKLTIDHIVSAYKRTHRRAIFLDYDGTIIPQSSIIKTPSPEVISVLTTLCNDPCNTVFIVSGRGRSSLGEWFASCEMLGIAAEHGYFIRWGGTSEWETSPVSSDLDWIKIVEPVMRSYTEATDGSCIEPKESALVWHHQDADSDFGSCQAKELLDHLENVLANEPAVVKRGQHIVEVKPQGVSKGLVAEKVLSRMVDSGRPPDFVMCIGDDRSDEDMFESISSIVSSPSLPSAPEIFACTVGRKPSKAKFYLDDTSDVVKLLQGLASTSRPRPRQLPQMRVSFESVF